Proteins co-encoded in one Stomoxys calcitrans chromosome 5, idStoCalc2.1, whole genome shotgun sequence genomic window:
- the LOC106085321 gene encoding polyadenylate-binding protein 2 isoform X1 yields the protein MADEDLSLNEDQLLDNLDEANGENESELINEDETNMQIDPELEAIKARVKEMEEEAEKIKQMQTEVDKQMAGSTTGLATVPLSLEEKQEIDTRSVYVGNVDYGASAEELEAHFHGCGTINRVTILCNKADGHPKGFAYIEFGSKEYVETALAMNETLFRGRQIKVMSKRTNRPGLSTTNRFPRGSFRGRGGSRVSRACCHTTTFRGARRPIRGYRGRVNYYAPY from the exons ATGGCCGATGAAGATTTATCATTGAATGAAGATCAACTCTTGGACAATTTGGATGAAGCTAATGGCGAAAATGAATCTGAACTGATAAACGAG GACGAAACAAATATGCAAATTGATCCCGAATTGGAAGCTATTAAAGCTCGCGTCAAAGAAATGGAAGAGGAAgctgaaaaaattaaacaaatgcaAACTGAGGTAGACAAACAAATGGCTGGTTCCACAACGGGTTTGGCCACGGTGCCGTTGTCATTGGAGGAAAAGCAAGAGATCGATACACGCTCAGTGTATGTGGGCAATGTTGACTATGGTGCATCGGCTGAGGAATTGGAGGCACATTTCCATGGTTGTGGAACGATAAATCGTGTTACAATTCTGTGTAATAAGGCTGATGGTCATCCAAAAGGATTTGCTTATATTGAATTTGGTTCCAAAGAATATGTTGAGACTGCATTGGCCATGAATGAGACACTGTTTCGTGGTCGTCAAATAAAG GTTATGTCCAAGAGAACAAATCGTCCCGGTTTATCGACTACCAATCGTTTCCCACGCGGCAGTTTCCGAGGTCGTGGTGGTTCTCGAGTGTCCAGAGCATGCTGTCACACCACCACTTTCCGTGGTGCTCGTCGCCCTAT AAGAGGTTATCGTGGACGTGTCAATTACTATGCCCCCTACTGA
- the LOC106085320 gene encoding snRNA-activating protein complex subunit 3 isoform X2, whose product MEEIIGQPMQPPINFNKFLEEYQRMFKTPFTQPCSEIDLQKVLNLGDEPFRDLQDKCSLELLEHEDDARVDDFLPGFTELLRVPNINVPMNAITLKSYCLATKNKEPKRHNPFNRTPEIYIFYRVASKPSVSPSITLQPEQELKVSIRMYRPARVTHAGRTIERPVFAQEFECLGSNLLSELRDKIICICNNKRYFDVSETPDAPLPDKETDPGYFFINDTFYNDMRNPMNADYSETIRKWAKTAKGLKDLTFKVARMEETRVIDLTVSMGFPQLYQHHGNCEHVFVFSQLEVITNPCKQLIELHNYPYLKSLNRHTSRSCQTCSAVNYVFVIEGSKRLFNDPAYLCRKCFKSFLYVDGKKVGDFRAYRLNDDPLSKSENLDPNNDEMNTEDEDDTNGDDIESIIVKEEANCNEE is encoded by the coding sequence ATGGAAGAAATAATTGGACAACCTATGCAACCaccaataaattttaataaatttctagAGGAGTATCAGCGAATGTTTAAAACTCCATTTACCCAACCATGTAGCGAAATAGACCTACAAAAAGTCCTAAATTTAGGGGATGAGCCATTTCGTGATTTACAAGATAAATGCTCTCTGGAACTACTTGAACATGAAGACGACGCCAGAGTTGACGATTTTTTGCCAGGATTTACGGAACTATTGCGTGTCCCCAATATAAATGTACCAATGAATGCCATAACATTGAAATCGTATTGTCTCGCAACAAAAAACAAGGAACCAAAAAGGCATAATCCATTCAACAGAACTCCCGAAATCTATATCTTCTACAGGGTAGCTTCGAAACCAAGCGTTTCTCCTTCAATAACACTACAACCAGAGCAAGAACTAAAGGTATCTATACGAATGTACAGACCAGCACGTGTCACGCATGCTGGCCGAACTATTGAACGGCCTGTATTTGCACAAGAATTTGAATGTTTGGGATCAAATTTATTGTCGGAACTGAGAGACAAAATCATTTGTATTTGTAATAATAAACGCTATTTCGATGTTAGTGAAACACCCGATGCTCCCTTGCCAGACAAGGAGACTGACCCTGGATACTTTTTTATAAATGATACGTTTTATAATGACATGCGAAATCCCATGAACGCAGATTATTCAGAGACTATAAGGAAATGGGCGAAAACCGCAAAAGGCTTAAAAGATTTGACATTCAAAGTAGCTCGAATGGAAGAAACACGCGTAATCGATTTAACTGTAAGTATGGGCTTTCCCCAACTCTACCAACATCATGGCAACTGTGAACATGTCTTCGTGTTTTCTCAACTGGAAGTTATAACTAATCCTTGCAAACAACTTATTGAACTCCATAACTATCCATATTTGAAGTCGTTGAACCGTCATACCTCCAGGTCTTGTCAAACCTGCAGTGCAGTGAACTACGTATTTGTGATTGAAGGAAGTAAACGGCTGTTCAATGATCCAGCTTACCTGTGTCGCAAATGTTTTAAATCATTCCTTTATGTAGATGGTAAAAAAGTCGGCGATTTTCGGGCATACCGTTTAAATGATGATCCAttatcaaaatctgaaaatttAGACCCAAATAATGATGAAATGAACACCGAAGATGAAGATGATACAAATGGCGATGACATTGAAAGTATAATTGTGAAAGAAGAAGCTAACTGCAACGAAGAATAA
- the LOC106085320 gene encoding snRNA-activating protein complex subunit 3 isoform X1: MAAYSKRNFKMEEIIGQPMQPPINFNKFLEEYQRMFKTPFTQPCSEIDLQKVLNLGDEPFRDLQDKCSLELLEHEDDARVDDFLPGFTELLRVPNINVPMNAITLKSYCLATKNKEPKRHNPFNRTPEIYIFYRVASKPSVSPSITLQPEQELKVSIRMYRPARVTHAGRTIERPVFAQEFECLGSNLLSELRDKIICICNNKRYFDVSETPDAPLPDKETDPGYFFINDTFYNDMRNPMNADYSETIRKWAKTAKGLKDLTFKVARMEETRVIDLTVSMGFPQLYQHHGNCEHVFVFSQLEVITNPCKQLIELHNYPYLKSLNRHTSRSCQTCSAVNYVFVIEGSKRLFNDPAYLCRKCFKSFLYVDGKKVGDFRAYRLNDDPLSKSENLDPNNDEMNTEDEDDTNGDDIESIIVKEEANCNEE; encoded by the exons ATGGCAGCATATTCAAAG cgaaatttcaaAATGGAAGAAATAATTGGACAACCTATGCAACCaccaataaattttaataaatttctagAGGAGTATCAGCGAATGTTTAAAACTCCATTTACCCAACCATGTAGCGAAATAGACCTACAAAAAGTCCTAAATTTAGGGGATGAGCCATTTCGTGATTTACAAGATAAATGCTCTCTGGAACTACTTGAACATGAAGACGACGCCAGAGTTGACGATTTTTTGCCAGGATTTACGGAACTATTGCGTGTCCCCAATATAAATGTACCAATGAATGCCATAACATTGAAATCGTATTGTCTCGCAACAAAAAACAAGGAACCAAAAAGGCATAATCCATTCAACAGAACTCCCGAAATCTATATCTTCTACAGGGTAGCTTCGAAACCAAGCGTTTCTCCTTCAATAACACTACAACCAGAGCAAGAACTAAAGGTATCTATACGAATGTACAGACCAGCACGTGTCACGCATGCTGGCCGAACTATTGAACGGCCTGTATTTGCACAAGAATTTGAATGTTTGGGATCAAATTTATTGTCGGAACTGAGAGACAAAATCATTTGTATTTGTAATAATAAACGCTATTTCGATGTTAGTGAAACACCCGATGCTCCCTTGCCAGACAAGGAGACTGACCCTGGATACTTTTTTATAAATGATACGTTTTATAATGACATGCGAAATCCCATGAACGCAGATTATTCAGAGACTATAAGGAAATGGGCGAAAACCGCAAAAGGCTTAAAAGATTTGACATTCAAAGTAGCTCGAATGGAAGAAACACGCGTAATCGATTTAACTGTAAGTATGGGCTTTCCCCAACTCTACCAACATCATGGCAACTGTGAACATGTCTTCGTGTTTTCTCAACTGGAAGTTATAACTAATCCTTGCAAACAACTTATTGAACTCCATAACTATCCATATTTGAAGTCGTTGAACCGTCATACCTCCAGGTCTTGTCAAACCTGCAGTGCAGTGAACTACGTATTTGTGATTGAAGGAAGTAAACGGCTGTTCAATGATCCAGCTTACCTGTGTCGCAAATGTTTTAAATCATTCCTTTATGTAGATGGTAAAAAAGTCGGCGATTTTCGGGCATACCGTTTAAATGATGATCCAttatcaaaatctgaaaatttAGACCCAAATAATGATGAAATGAACACCGAAGATGAAGATGATACAAATGGCGATGACATTGAAAGTATAATTGTGAAAGAAGAAGCTAACTGCAACGAAGAATAA
- the LOC106085309 gene encoding uncharacterized protein LOC106085309, which yields MSSEKEKKIGWFHSLTRRKKSQSQNSINISATVSDTEPTSSSIQQMQSNNNNTIEAAESACNPGSGRKRKEEKNAFQRFRKKIGLRFSLRRRKSFQGDGATTDASSEFTTASPIHEPLQFNFKRSVTTDDADIVTPFSNDLKRFIKKKWLEREDGPNRVMYEASCEMLNQVWYWGEISRRDAQKQLTDKPTGSFLVRDSETSGCQFTLSFRIVNVTLHYRLEYRNDYWHFEELQYESIVEMIEDILYRCTNDNFVCFVKVPNEVQPPFPVILKYPLSRYLNVPKLQDLCRRVIQRTTKFEDIAKLSIPPGLQEYLAEKRELVF from the exons ATGAGTTcggaaaaagagaagaaaatcgGATGGTTCCATTCACTGACCAGGCGAAAGAAATCTCAGTCACAAAATTCGATAAATATAAGCGCGACCGTATCTGATACTGAACCTACAAGTTCCTCCATACAACAAATGcaaagcaataacaacaacacaattGAAGCTGCTGAATCAGCTTGTAATCCTGGAAGTGGCCGCAAACGTAAAGAAGAGAAAAATGCATTTCAACGTTTTAGAAAGAAAATTGGCCTTAGATTCTCTCTTAGACGGCGCAAGTCATTCCAAGGTGACGGGGCGACTACAGATGCTTCATCTGAAttcacaacggcttctccaataCACGAACCACTGCAGTTCAATTTCAAACGTAGTGTCACAACGGATGATGCTGACATCGTTACACCATTCTCAAATGATTTGAAACGTTTTATCAAGAAGAAATGGCTAGAACGCGAAGATGGTCCCAATCGCGTTATGTACGAAGCAAGTTGTGAAATGCTCAA cCAAGTTTGGTATTGGGGAGAAATATCAAGACGCGATGCCCAAAAACAATTAACCGACAAGCCAACCGGATCATTTCTAGTACGGGACTCTGAGACAAGTGGTTGTCAATTCACGTTATCATTTCGCATTGTCAATGTGACACTGCACTATCGACTAGAGTATCGAAATGACTATTGGCATTTTGAAGAGCTGCAATATGAATCCATAGTCGAGATGATCGAAGACATATTATATCGATGTACAAATGataattttgtatgttttgttAAAGTACCAAATGAAGTTCAACCACCGTTTCCGGTCATATTGAAATATCCTCTGAGTCGTTATTTGAATGTGCCAAAATTACAAGATCTATGCCGCCGAGTTATACAACGCACGACAAAATTTGAAGACATTGCCAAACTGTCAATACCACCAGGTCTACAAGAATATTTAGCCGAAAAAAGAGAACTTGTATTCTAA
- the LOC106085321 gene encoding polyadenylate-binding protein 2 isoform X2, which produces MADEDLSLNEDQLLDNLDEANGENESELINEDETNMQIDPELEAIKARVKEMEEEAEKIKQMQTEVDKQMAGSTTGLATVPLSLEEKQEIDTRSVYVGNVDYGASAEELEAHFHGCGTINRVTILCNKADGHPKGFAYIEFGSKEYVETALAMNETLFRGRQIKVMSKRTNRPGLSTTNRFPRGSFRGRGGSRVSRACCHTTTFRGARRPIGYRGRVNYYAPY; this is translated from the exons ATGGCCGATGAAGATTTATCATTGAATGAAGATCAACTCTTGGACAATTTGGATGAAGCTAATGGCGAAAATGAATCTGAACTGATAAACGAG GACGAAACAAATATGCAAATTGATCCCGAATTGGAAGCTATTAAAGCTCGCGTCAAAGAAATGGAAGAGGAAgctgaaaaaattaaacaaatgcaAACTGAGGTAGACAAACAAATGGCTGGTTCCACAACGGGTTTGGCCACGGTGCCGTTGTCATTGGAGGAAAAGCAAGAGATCGATACACGCTCAGTGTATGTGGGCAATGTTGACTATGGTGCATCGGCTGAGGAATTGGAGGCACATTTCCATGGTTGTGGAACGATAAATCGTGTTACAATTCTGTGTAATAAGGCTGATGGTCATCCAAAAGGATTTGCTTATATTGAATTTGGTTCCAAAGAATATGTTGAGACTGCATTGGCCATGAATGAGACACTGTTTCGTGGTCGTCAAATAAAG GTTATGTCCAAGAGAACAAATCGTCCCGGTTTATCGACTACCAATCGTTTCCCACGCGGCAGTTTCCGAGGTCGTGGTGGTTCTCGAGTGTCCAGAGCATGCTGTCACACCACCACTTTCCGTGGTGCTCGTCGCCCTAT AGGTTATCGTGGACGTGTCAATTACTATGCCCCCTACTGA
- the LOC106085322 gene encoding uncharacterized protein LOC106085322 has translation MSDSEYEEEEYLVFADFKNQIVPKELSDENSAIKIIGIETKNPVAEINGSIFKGTYDYVMGTDVFFEKDHDALQEDSLYEVSSRQKYKIYGKTNKVISFERMYVESMRDTEQCAQDIEAESSAENVSVDNNLKLNITYDEAIKQFPSVNDPQWKEKDLF, from the exons ATGAGTGATTCCGAGTATGAGGAGGAAGAATATTTAGTGTTTGCGGATTTCAAAAACCAAATTGTTCCGAAAGAACTATCAGATGaaaactcggcaataaaaatcaTTGGCATTGAAACCAAAAACCCTGTGGCTGAAATAAATGGCAGCATATTCAAAG GTACATACGATTACGTAATGGGAACAGATGTGTTTTTCGAAAAAGATCACGATGCTCTCCAAGAAGACTCTCTTTATGAGGTTTCAAGTCGACAAAAGTACAAAATTTATGGAAAAACTAACAAAGTCATAAGTTTTGAAAGAATGTACGTGGAGAGCATGAGGGACACGGAGCAATGCGCTCAGGACATAGAAGCTGAATCGTCTGCAGAGAATGTGTCAGTAGACAATAATTTGAAGCTAAATATTACATATGATGAAGCGATTAAACAATTTCCAAGTGTCAATGACCCCCAGTGGAAAGAAAAAGacttattttaa